In one Cervus canadensis isolate Bull #8, Minnesota chromosome 22, ASM1932006v1, whole genome shotgun sequence genomic region, the following are encoded:
- the LOC122424380 gene encoding myelin expression factor 2-like encodes MPELRVCTPQLKIPRATTKKKIPQAATKEKIPEPRREPHPPEQEKQPPQHSSSSNGVKIENDESVKEEKSELKEKSTGNKKANRFHPYSKDKNSGTGEKKGPNRNRVFISNIPYDMKWQAIKDLMREKVGEVTYVELFKDAEGKSRGCGVVEFKDEEFVKKALETMNKYDLSGRPLNIKEDPDGENARRALQRTGGSFPGGHVPDMGSGLMNLPPSILNNPNIPPEVISNLQAGRLGSTIFVANLDFKVGWKKLKEVFSIAGTVKRADIKEDKDGKSRGMGTVTFEQAIEAVQAISMFNGQFLFDRPMHVKMDDKSVPHEDYRSHDSKTPQLPRGLGGIGMGLGPGGQPISASQLNIGGVMGNLGPSGMGMDGPGFGGMNRIGGGIGFGGLEAMNSMGGFGGVGRMGAAF; translated from the coding sequence atgccagaactaAGAGTTTGTACACCACAAttaaagattccacgtgccacaactaaaaaaaaaattcctcaagcCGCAACTAAAGAAAAGATCCCGGAGCCCCGGCGAGAACCTCACCCGCCCGAGCAGGAGAAGCAGCCTCCGCAGCACAGCAGCAGCTCCAATGGCGTTAAAATAGAGAATGATGAATCAGTCAAAGAAGAGAAatctgaattaaaagaaaaatctacagGGAATAAGAAGGCCAATAGATTCCATCCTTATTCAAAAGATAAGAATTCAGGCACTGGAGAAAAGAAGGGTCCAAATCGTAACAGAGTTTTTATTAGCAACATCCCATATGACATGAAATGGCAAGCTATTAAAGATCTAATGAGAGAAAAAGTTGGTGAGGTTACATACGTGGAGCTCTTTAAGGATGCGGAAGGAAAATCAAGGGGTTGTGGTGTGGTTGAATTCAAAGATGAAGAATTTGTCAAGAAAGCACTAGAGACAATGAACAAATATGACCTTAGTGGAAGACCTTTGAATATTAAAGAGGATCCTGATGGAGAAAATGCTCGTAGGGCATTGCAACGAACAGGAGGATCATTTCCAGGAGGACATGTACCCGATATGGGATCGGGATTGATGAATTTACCACCTTCCATTCTCAATAATCCAAACATTCCTCCTGAGGTTATCAGTAATTTGCAGGCTGGTAGACTTGGTTCCACAATTTTTGTTGCTAATCTTGACTTCAAAGTTGGTTGGAAGAAGCTAAAGGAAGTGTTCAGCATAGCTGGAACTGTAAAGCGGGCAGATATTAAAGAAGACAAAGATGGCAAGAGCAGAGGAATGGGCACAGTCACTTTTGAACAAGCAATTGAAGCAGTTCAAGCTATTTCTATGTTCAATGGGCAGTTTTTGTTTGATAGACCTATGCATGTGAAAATGGATGACAAGTCTGTCCCTCATGAAGACTACCGTTCACATGACAGTAAAACACCACAGTTACCACGTGGTCTTGGAGGCATTGGAATGGGACTTGGTCCAGGTGGACAACCTATTAGTGCCAGCCAGTTGAACATAGGTGGTGTAATGGGAAATTTAGGTCCAAGTGGTATGGGAATGGATGGTCCAGGTTTTGGAGGAATGAATAGAATTGGAGGAGGAATTGGGTTTGGTGGCCTGGAAGCAATGAATAGCATGGGAGGATTTGGAGGAGTTGGTCGAATGGGAGCTGCCTTTTGA